The following coding sequences lie in one Rutidosis leptorrhynchoides isolate AG116_Rl617_1_P2 chromosome 4, CSIRO_AGI_Rlap_v1, whole genome shotgun sequence genomic window:
- the LOC139841906 gene encoding LOW QUALITY PROTEIN: pentatricopeptide repeat-containing protein At1g79540-like (The sequence of the model RefSeq protein was modified relative to this genomic sequence to represent the inferred CDS: inserted 1 base in 1 codon) — translation MKKLYSIFIHKPKFHHSFSSSSSSSSRTTEVLNILHSIDPMEPSLEQITPFLSPEIVTSVLQQQQNPYLCFRFFIWASKRKQFRSWVSHNLVIQMLVSNKVENFDTYWKVLDEIKSNGFRISSDAFAVLIXGYWKMKNGEKAVDTFGKMKEFHCEPNLFTYNLILHVLVNKGMIFLALAVYNLMLKLNCHLNCATFSIIIDGLCKSGKISNALVLYDEMIKRGIMPNKVTYTVVLSGLCQAKRIDDAYRLFDDMKSSGIKPDSVTYNALLNGVCKLGKMDEALVLLNNFKNDGFELDLNSYSSLIDGLFRAKRFNEAHDMFNKMIEAEISPDVVLHTIMIRGLCDDGRVHDAFKMVKGMKDKSFVPDTQTYNTLIKGFCDEGLLDEARSLKLEISNVDGFPDTTTYTILISGMCRYGLIGDAQHIFNEMERFGCVPSVVTFNALIDGLCKSSELKKSYLLYYKMEIGRNPSLFLRLTQGSDKVVDSESLQKLVTKLCESESMLKAYKLVTQLADTAITPTIRTYNILINGLCKNGMLNGAKKLFKELQMDGNSPDSVTYGTLINGLESVGLDDEAFLLLSEMARNGCKPTSIIYKTLMKWSCRRNKTSDAFDLWLTYLKGQPKRDETVIKLVEKCFQKGEIERPVRLLLDMDIKLQDLDPAPYTIWLIGFCQGRKTNEALMLLNILREYDINLTPASCVMLVTTLCKEGKLNLAVEVFVYALEKGFILQPRICNNMIKSLIQSRLDDCVFDLMEKMESCGYDLDRYLDKGTRSLVRKQEMKNVLPK, via the exons ATGAAGAAGCTTTATTCAATCTTCATTCACAAACCCAAATtccatcattcattttcatcatcatcgtcttcatcATCTCGAACAACAGAAGTATTAAACATATTACATTCAATAGATCCAATGGAACCATCACTTGAACAAATAACCCCATTTCTTTCACCTGAAATTGTTACTTCTGTTcttcaacaacaacaaaacccttaTCTTTGTTTTCGATTTTTCATCTGGGCATCAAAAAGAAAGCAATTCCGCAGCTGGGTATCTCATAATTTGGTAATACAAATGCTTGTTTCTAATAAAGTTGAAAACTTTGATACTTATTGGAAAGTTCTTGATGAAATTAAGAGTAATGGGTTTCGAATATCGTCCGATGCGTTTGCGGTTTTGA TCGGGTATTGGAAGATGAAGAATGGTGAAAAAGCTGTTGATACTTTTGGTAAAATGAAAGAATTTCATTGTGAACCTAACTTGTTTACTTATAATTTGATACTTCATGTTTTAGTTAATAAAGGTATGATCTTTTTAGCATTGGCTGTTTATAATTTAATGCTGAAGTTGAATTGTCATTTGAATTGTGCAACTTTTAGTATTATAATTGATGGCTTGTGCAAAAGTGGCAAGATTTCGAATGCACTTGTACTTTATGATGAGATGATTAAAAGAGGTATTATGCCTAATAAAGTTACTTATACGGTTGTCCTTTCGGGGTTGTGTCAAGCTAAGAGGATTGATGACGCATATAGATTGTTTGATGATATGAAAAGCAGTGGTATTAAGCCTGATTCGGTTACTTATAACGCTTTACTTAACGGGGTTTGTAAATTGGGTAAGATGGATGAGGCACTCGTTCTTTTAAATAATTTCAAGAACGATGGTTTTGAGCTTGATTTGAATAGTTATAGCTCATTGATCGATGGGCTTTTTAGAGCTAAAAGGTTTAACGAAGCTCATGACATGTTTAACAAAATGATTGAAGCTGAGATTTCACCAGATGTTGTTTTGCATACGATTATGATTCGTGGGTTATGCGATGATGGTAGGGTACACGATGCGTTTAAGATGGTAAAAGGAATGAAAGATAAAAGCTTCGTACCCGATACTCAAACTTATAATACGTTGATAAAAGGGTTTTGTGATGAGGGTTTATTGGATGAAGCCCGTTCGCTAAAACTTGAAATTTCGAACGTTGATGGGTTCCCGGATACTACAACTTACACTATTCTTATTTCGGGTATGTGTAGATACGGTCTAATTGGAGATGCACAACATATTTTTAATGAAATGGAACGATTTGGATGTGTTCCTTCGGTTGTTACGTTTAATGCTCTTATAGATGGGCTTTGTAAATCGAGTGAGCTTAAAAAATCTTACTTGTTATATTACAAAATGGAAATTGGAAGAAACCCGTCTTTGTTTCTGCGGCTTACACAAGGTTCGGATAAAGTTGTCGATAGTGAGAGTTTGCAGAAATTAGTCACGAAATTATGCGAATCAGAATCAATGCTTAAAGCGTACAAGCTTGTCACGCAGCTTGCGGACACTGCAATCACGCCAACTATAAGAACTTATAATATATTGATTAACGGTTTATGTAAAAACGGGATGTTAAACGGTGCTAAAAAGCTTTTtaaagagcttcaaatggatgGAAATTCTCCCGATTCGGTTACGTATGGAACACTTATTAATGGGCTCGAAAGTGTTGGTTTAGATGACGAAGCGTTTTTGCTTTTAAGTGAAATGGCAAGAAATGGATGTAAACCGACTTCGATAATTTATAAAACGCTCATGAAATGGTCTTGTAGAAGGAATAAGACATCTGATGCTTTTGATCTCTGGTTGACTTATTTAAAAGGTCAACCTAAACGAGACGAAACGGTAATTAAGTTGGTCGAGAAGTGTTTCCAAAAAGGTGAAATAGAACGACCCGTGAGGTTATTACTTGATATGGATATAAAGTTGCAAGATTTGGATCCAGCACCATATACAATTTGGTTAATTGGATTTTGTCAAGGGCGTAAAACGAATGAAGCGTTAATGTTACTTAATATTTTGAGGGAATATGATATTAATCTTACACCTGCAAGTTGTGTGATGTTGGTTACTACTCTTTGTAAAGAAGGGAAATTGAATTTGGCAGTTGAAGTTTTTGTTTACGCATTGGAAAAAGGTTTCATATTGCAACCAAGAATCTGCAATAATATGATTAAATCCCTTATTCAATCTCGGTTGGATGATTGTGTTTTTGATCTTATGGAGAAAATGGAGTCGTGTGGGTATGATTTAGATCGGTATCTAGATAAAGGTACAAGGTCTCTTGTAAGAAAACAAGAAATGAAAAACGTGTTACCAAAATGA